ATAGCAAATCAGACCTTGATAATATAAATATTTATGGCTTAAAGTTGAAAAATCAATTCGGAGGTAAAATTGAATATGAATATACAAAATCCAACAAATTCGATAAAAATAATAATAGAATATTAGGTAATATAGAAGTCAATAAAAGAGGCTTCTTTGATAACACTTTCTATTTGTCATTTGATGAGGTTAATATTACTAAAAGCTATTTTGATGAAGTAAGTCCTTTATTACTTGAGAACTATAAATATACAAATTTAAAATTTCCTCAAAATAACCAGTTTATTAAAAACGTTGAAATTAAGAATGTCATTAAAGACGATAAAAATGTTACATTAGAATATACTGTTGAGTATGCTGATACAAAGATTCTAGATTTTGGTTCTGTCTTATTCTTGAAGAAGAATACAGGGGAATTTTTAACAAAAAAATATACACAATCAACACTATTACAAGATAAAATAGTAAAAATTACTGATGTATTCACTATAGAAAATCTCAATATTGGTAATATACTACTTTATATTAGGCTCAATAATTTAGTAGAAAATATTAAAGGAAACTGGCAAATATCTTTTTCTCCAGACAAAAGTCTTACAAAATTTGTACCATTAGTTAAAGAACTAAAAAAGACTTTTGAAATTGAAGGATATAGATATAATTTAAAAGAACTATATTTAAGTCCCACACAAGCTAATCTAAAAATTAAAGACTTAAATAATGAGCTATTTGAAAATTTAATAAACGATATGACCTTAATAAGCGATAAAGGTACTGCTAATTTACGCAAGGTATCAAATGAGTATACATTATCTGACATAAATTCGACAAATCAAACTAACATTCAGGATAATACTAATGTTTATGAATTTGATCCATTACTTGGAGCAGGTAATGTTAAATTAGTTATTAACAGTATAAAATTAAATGAAAATACAAATATTCAAATAAAACTTAAAGATTTTAAAGGAAAAAAGAATAATATTATTGATATAGAGGGTACAAAATACGAGGTTCAAATAAAAACTTCAACCAATGATACAATTGCTATTTATTTTAAACCACTAAATGAATCATCAATACAACTAGGTTCTATATATCTTGTAGGCTCCAATAGCGACATAAATATTTTCCCTGATTATACAGATTCCAGTTATTCGTTCAAACATAACCCAAAAGGCTATAATATATATCATTTCAATATTAACAGTGATGATTTAGACAAAACTATATTAGTAAAATCAATTATAAAATATAAAAAGATTAATAAAGAGATCCTACTGGATTAATTTGCATATACATTAAAAAGATGGGTATTTTGTTGTCTGTGCCCATCTTTTTGATGTATTAAAATACTTTTCCCAAATTTATATATTCATGTCTATTCCAAAATAGACTTTCATATACAATTCTAATAAAACAAACTTACTTATTAAATTCAATTATTTATATTTAAGTTATTTAAGTGAATTAAGCAATTTTAAAATCGTTTCATCAGTTACTGCTGGAGAGTAAATCGCTGTTGCAAGGGTTGATATTTTTACCGTATTTTCAATGTTATAAGAAATAAATGGTTTAATTGATATAAAACACAAACTATTATTAATATTATGAATATTATTAATATTTGGAATGAAAGAAAATTGGAAAGTCTTTTTTTATTGATAAATCCTTATTTCCTTTATTCTTCATATCAAAATCTGAACTTGTTTCAGTTTCTATTGTGTATGAATTATCTTTCAAATCAAATTGTAATCCTAAAACATCTATCTGGGAATCTCTTTTATTTATGATTTCTGTTCTATACCAATCAAAATTATAACTTAA
The sequence above is a segment of the Pseudobacteroides sp. genome. Coding sequences within it:
- a CDS encoding DUF4179 domain-containing protein, giving the protein MDCAKFKQYIIDYLEGTLDSNIKNEFEEHMNQCIICKTELTSHKKVIDNVLEVAAVERKGILAPQKLDSLLSDCLKNQKAPKRVKFPKKTILIASVIFSIILLAYTPLSATIKDSVIELYQFALGNKAITNSLETGLGQKIDKTSIYKNINFTVHSVINSENKLLTLFSVKYNSKSDLDNINIYGLKLKNQFGGKIEYEYTKSNKFDKNNNRILGNIEVNKRGFFDNTFYLSFDEVNITKSYFDEVSPLLLENYKYTNLKFPQNNQFIKNVEIKNVIKDDKNVTLEYTVEYADTKILDFGSVLFLKKNTGEFLTKKYTQSTLLQDKIVKITDVFTIENLNIGNILLYIRLNNLVENIKGNWQISFSPDKSLTKFVPLVKELKKTFEIEGYRYNLKELYLSPTQANLKIKDLNNELFENLINDMTLISDKGTANLRKVSNEYTLSDINSTNQTNIQDNTNVYEFDPLLGAGNVKLVINSIKLNENTNIQIKLKDFKGKKNNIIDIEGTKYEVQIKTSTNDTIAIYFKPLNESSIQLGSIYLVGSNSDINIFPDYTDSSYSFKHNPKGYNIYHFNINSDDLDKTILVKSIIKYKKINKEILLD